A genomic window from Ciona intestinalis chromosome 8, KH, whole genome shotgun sequence includes:
- the LOC100178236 gene encoding eukaryotic translation initiation factor 2D-like: MFQKPFRTKSNTLLRSSDKKRLRSEVEKSFSADGFSLPITEVIGNKEEVYILKLYSHKGDNVAIYSMRNSPVLFEHEKKIFPSVYFLWEHTMLVPSIPTQTFVIQKLANGADLMLPGVVFHPNLDFPCFERGSVVAINTLENSSALAVGVALMSSNEMLESIDKRGKAVHILHVFGDHLWSLGEKTQPPTIPHTFDTHENSTLDKNTELENLVENVEINSSEVETETTDTTEAGCSLEGGDKQSTDTEESVENETDTLMEKESIDESTSVEEETEIEEVIDMDEVLRVCFMTAIKSTLKDNQLPILASSFYRSHVLPCSPPDVNLEIKKTSYKKLGKYLKSVAATGLIEVKELTKGADSIVKVNRSHQDYCHFKVVKREADTNESEEKNTEVQFGVVTQKQYEPPEISLLCGVNAATLSFFKEMGVSKGGVLMPTEVRSLVTEYVNMNNLAEGRYVKLDPILHNTLFGRQGSADVTQESWENVFKILTSKMQVHYQLKFKNMTPIVHKGTPPCVEISTQKRTGNKKVTLVKNLESFLIDPHQFMDVIRKSAQASTSISLLPNSKPNHPFYQVLVQGNQVQNVESILTGELYKLPRKYLKGLENAPKPKGKRK, from the exons ATGTTTCAAAAACCGTTTAGAACTAAGTCAAACACTTTACTTCGAAGCTCAGACAAGAAACGACTGCGCAGTGAAGTTGAAAAATCGTTCTCCGCCGATGGGTTTAGCTTGCCAATAACCGAAGTCATCGGTAATAAAGAAGAAGTTTATATTCTCAAGCTATATTCCCATAA AGGTGATAATGTGGCAATCTACTCCATGAGAAACAGCCCGGTGCTGTTCGAACATGAAAAGAAGATATTTCCTTCTGTTTACTTCCTATGGGAACATACAATGCTTGTTCCTTCTATACCAACCCAAACATTTGTTATACAGAAGCTTGCTAATGGCGCAG atttgaTGTTGCCTGGGGTTGTTTTTCATCCCAATCTTGACTTCCCATGCTTTGAAAGAGGGTCAGTGGTTGCCATTAATACATTAGAGAATTCATCAGCATTGGCTGTGGGGGTGGCTCTCATGTCTTCTAATGAAATGTTGGAAAGTAtag ACAAACGTGGCAAAGCTGTTCATATTCTGCATGTGTTTGGCGACCATCTTTGGTCTCTTGGTGAAAAGACACAACCCCCTACCATACCACATACTTTCGATACGCATGAGAACAGCACATTGGACAAAAACACTGAATTAGAAAATCTTGTtgaaaatgttgaaataaataGCAGTGAGGTGGAAACTGAAACAACAGACACAACTGAGGCTGGATGTAGCTTGGAAGGAGGTGATAAACAAAGTACAGACACCGAGGAAAGTGTTGAAAATGAGACAGACACCTTAATGGAGAAGGAATCTATTGATGAGTCTACTTCTGTTGAGGAAGAAACAGAGATAGAGGAAGTTATTGATATGGACGAAGTGTTGCGTGTTTGTTTCATGACTGCAATTAAATCAACATTAAAAGATAACCAACTTCCAATACTGGCAAGCTCCTTTTACAG GTCTCATGTTCTGCCTTGTTCACCACCCGATGTGAATTtagaaataaagaaaacatcGTATAAAAAGTTAGGAAA ATATCTCAAGTCAGTTGCAGCCACTGGTCTTATTGAAGTGAAAGAATTAACGAAAGGAGCTGACAGCATTGTAAAAGTAAATCGCTCACACCAAGA ttactGCCATTTCAAGGTTGTCAAAAGAGAGGCTGATACAAATGAGAgcgaagaaaaaaatacagaagTTCAATTTGGTGTAGttacacaaaaacaatatgAACCTCCTGAAATTTCACTTTTATGTGGGGTGAACGCAGCTacactttctttttttaaggAGATGGGTGTTTCTAAG GGTGGCGTGCTGATGCCCACAGAAGTGAGAAGTCTTGTAACTGAATATGTTAATATGAATAACCTCGCTGAGGGTCGATACGTAAAGCTTGATCCAATTTTACACAATACATTATTTGGTCGACAAGGTTCAGCAGATGTAACACAAGAAAGCTGGGAAAATGTATTCAAAAT tttgacATCTAAGATGCAAGTACATTATCAGCTCAAGTTTAAGAATATGACGCCCATTGTACATAAAGGGACGCCTCCATGTGTTGAAATATCTACACAGAAGCGAACTGggaataaaaaa GTAACTCTGGTTAAAAACCTTGAAAGTTTTTTGATTGATCCACACCAGTTTATGGATGTGATAAGAAAATCTGCGCAAGCCAGCACCTCTATTAGTTTGTTGCCTAATTCAAAACCAAACCACCCATTTTATCAG GTTTTAGTCCAGGGAAACCAAGTACAAAACGTTGAGTCCATTCTTACTGGGGAGTTATATAAACTGCCGCGAAAGTATTTAAAGGGTTTAGAAAATGCTCCCAAACCCAAAGGAAAGCGAAAATAA
- the LOC108949678 gene encoding G-protein coupled receptor GRL101-like has product MDKLQTNFALLVVLLSWSTIFAADGSIWLTDISNNMDGCAAGSSNISEHCNCSVTHFPCECRNSASGCPTGNDTCIPRYQLCDGVSHCPYGSDETGCSCGINQVRCGCLFQKSNCRNDTPCLNISRVMDGTTDCPDKSDEPCMSGLDRHYLSCRFKLFQCPTMHTMKNVILFGLRRRVRGIKCWQIEQECRIGDPLCIRNQWRCVQIRSWKLAVQHCRDLLNETNSMIICKNNDLALGPSLCSPFKACEFGRYTWKIHAHGFKCQAKSSYSCDSRDVYIPQRNLYDNDVNCADGSDLCFQDGKFKCFRCLDGSLIISPKQVCDGTFDCFDMSDEKSCKNRTLYQTIFGSKRLQHSREVCPSNKVYCSNRTGCIDTDRAFFNIVHWQCDDAIQNLSMNGFAPVRVQRNRTRTRCKRFPDIRAFKCDGIAQCLYGDDECGCDNELGVCKTPNKRCWYGGANVKMCDGIQSLVIIPRRRRRQFLRKKANGNWRYRNFLGVCEVGFDEVNCSNRYYCHQGASISIHNSRVCNGIIDCNDASDEAVSKCNLSRYYCKNGKPLSVPMFQVEDGVRDCTDGSDECPPNSKKSSVFSSQYEMIANTFIRAVFWIMSFLSIFGNSLVIYSAIKDFIYQKNAACTEKCQNWMVVNLAISDILMGLFLLIICIKGVHFSGSYCYHDIAWRSSTTCSSLGALATLSTEASIMMMTVMTIYRILAVYRPFLVRSMRVKWLVPPVLFVWLIAVLVAAIPLVKLPSGYFVTSVWYPNRFYRSEENVKEKHDVVGEPSHKPHRHSVGRRQGRCWKCI; this is encoded by the exons ATGGacaaattacaaacaaatttcgctttgttggttgttttacTTAGCTGGAGTACGATTTTTGCAGCAGATGGATCAATATGGCTAACAG ATATCAGCAACAACATGGACGGCTGTGCTGCTGGTTCAAGCAACATCTCTGAACATTGCAACTGCTCGGTAACTCACTTTCCCTGCGAATGTCGCAACAGTGCATCTGGCTGTCCAACTGGCAATGACACTTGCATTCCACGATACCAACTATGTGATGGAGTTTCGCATTGTCCGTATGGAAGTGACGAGACAGGCTGTTCTTGCGGAATAAACCAAGTTCGCTGCGGTTGCCTTTTCCAGAAGAGCAATTGCCGAAATGATACGCCATGTTTGAATATCTCAAGAGTAATGGACGGGACAACCGACTGTCCAGACAAAAGTGACGAGCCATGTATGTCTGGCTTGGACCGCCATTACCTTTCGTGTCGATTTAAGCTCTTCCAATGCCCGACCATGCACACAATGAAGAATGTTATCTTGTTCGGTCTTAGGCGGCGAGTACGTGGTATTAAATGTTGGCAGATAGAGCAGGAATGCAGGATAGGGGACCCTCTATGTATTAGAAACCAGTGGAGGTGCGTTCAAATTCGCAGCTGGAAGCTTGCAGTACAACACTGCCGGGATTTATTAAACGAAACAAACTCAAtgataatttgtaaaaataacgATCTTGCATTGGGGCCTTCGTTATGTTCTCCTTTTAAAGCGTGTGAGTTTGGAAGATATACCTGGAAAATACATGCGCACGGGTTCAAGTGCCAAGCTAAATCTTCATACTCATGCGATAGCAGAGACGTTTATATTCCACAACGCAACTTGTATGATAATGACGTCAACTGCGCGGACGGCTCCGATCTCTGTTTCCAAGatggaaaatttaaatgttttcgaTGCTTGGATGGAAGTCTCATTATTTCTCCAAAACAAGTCTGCGATGGGACGTTTGACTGTTTTGATATGTCGGACGAAAAATCATGCAAAAATCGAACTTTGTATCAAACTATTTTCGGTTCTAAGAGATTACAGCATTCCAGGGAGGTATGCCCATCAAATAAAGTATACTGCTCTAATAGAACTGGCTGCATAGATACTGACCGggcattttttaatattgtgcaTTGGCAGTGCGATGATGCGATTCAGAACTTATCAATGAACGGCTTTGCTCCTGTACGAGTGCAGAGAaaccgcacgagaaccaggtGTAAACGGTTTCCTGATATTCGGGCGTTTAAGTGTGACGGCATAGCCCAATGCTTGTACGGCGATGATGAATGCGGATGCGACAATGAGCTGGGGGTTTGTAAAACCCCGAACAAGAGGTGCTGGTATGGCGGAGCGAACGTAAAAATGTGCGACGGAATACAGTCTCTTGTTATTATACCTAGAAGGAGGAGAAGACAGTTTTTACGAAAGAAGGCCAATGGAAATTGGAGATATCGTAACTTTTTGGGTGTTTGCGAAGTCGGATTTGATGAAGTAAACTGCTCGAACAGGTATTACTGCCACCAAGGTGCTTCTATAAGCATTCACAACTCAAGGGTTTGTAACGGAATTATTGACTGCAATGATGCTTCGGATGAGGCAGTTTCCAAATGCAATCTTAGTCGGTACTATTGCAAGAACGGGAAGCCGTTATCCGTACCTATGTTTCAGGTTGAAGACGGTGTCAGAGATTGTACCGATGGTAGTGACGAGTGTCCACCTAACAGCAAAAAGTCATCAGTATTTTCTTCTCAATATGAAATGATTGCAAATACTTTCATACGCGCAGTATTTTGGATCATGAGTTTTCTGAGCATTTTCGGTAATTCTCTGGTTATTTATTCCGCTATAAAAGACTTTATATACCAAAAGAACGCTGCGTGTACTGAGAAATGCCAAAACTGGATGGTGGTAAACTTAGCCATTTCCGATATTCTCATGGGTTTGTTTCTATTGATTATTTGTATCAAGGGGGTCCATTTTTCTGGTTCTTACTGTTACCATGACATTGCGTGGAGAAGCAGTACCACTTGTTCATCGCTTGGGGCGCTAGCGACCCTATCAACAGAAGCTTCAATAATGATGATGACAGTAATGACAATTTACCGAATTCTTGCAGTTTACCGGCCGTTTCTTGTCCGTTCAATGCGGGTTAAGTGGCTCGTACCGCCTGTGCTATTCGTATGGCTTATAGCAGTGCTTGTAGCAGCTATACCACTGGTGAAACTGCCATCTGGGTATTTTGTGACCTCTGTGTGGTATCCGAACAGGTTTTACAGATCCGAAGAAAATGTCAAAGAAAAACATGATGTTGTTGGCGAACCGAGCCACAAACCACACCGTCACAGCGTGGGAAGACGCCAAGGACGTTGTTGGAAATGCATATAA
- the LOC100175929 gene encoding coiled-coil domain-containing protein 130, producing MGERKGVNKYYPPDFDYKKHGSLDRYHNSHPLRERARKLKSEGILIIRFEMPYNIWCEGCNSHIGMGVRYNAEKKKIGNYYSTIIYKFRMKCHLCPQHFEIQTDPANCDYKILSGARRKEERWDAKANEQIEMTDHAVKKQLLTDPMFKLEHGVKDKRKLESVIPSLSELQDFQEEKKDDYLLNKALRNKFRSEKKRLEETARSDKALLDKSSLDIKLLPESEEDKKMAELLKYQTVKSLEMSLKESRSEIIHQPILPQNPSAKTEEILGQIGAKLPKSLTSAILSKSPTNLWSTSNNSSSVKIPALAKNLGIKVTKRKRSASESETKFSKPAKHSRTKSEATQSNQNQTLTKPSSRTTNENSNFVQSTAKNVTSNENGQKTDSSRTLTPSLQGVKETKSTGKSEPAVTPSTSHTTQYMQDRRTDKELETVIKTIPAKTASCLVADYSDSSTDENT from the exons ATG GGTGAAAGGAAGGGAGTCAACAAATATTATCCGCCAGACTTTGATTACAAAAAACATGGATCATTGGACAGATATCATAATTCGCATCCCTTGCGAGAAAGAGCAAGGAAACTCAAATCAGAA GGAATTCTCATCATACGATTTGAGATGCCGTATAATATATGGTGTGAAGGGTGTAACAGTCACATTGGAATGGGTGTTCGCTATAACgcagaaaagaaaaag ATTGGGAATTATTATTCCACCATCATTTACAAGTTTCGTATGAAATGTCATCTTTGTCCGCAACATTTCGAGATCCAAACGGACCCCGCAAACTGTGATTATAAGATCTTGAGTGGAGCTCGTAGGAAAGAAGAACGATGGGACGCAAAAGCGAATGAACAAATCGAAATGACTG ATCATGCAGTAAAAAAGCAGTTGCTGACGGATCCTATGTTTAAGTTGGAACATGGAGTAAAAGATAAACGGAAGTTGGAATCAGTGATCCCAAGTCTCTCTGAACTCCAGGACTTCCAGGAGGAGAAAAAAGATGATTATCTTCTTAATAAAGCGCTTAGGAATAAATTTCGATCAGAAAAAAAG AGATTAGAAGAGACTGCTAGGAGTGATAAAGCTTTGTTGGATAAATCCTCTCTTGATATTAAGCTACTGCCTGAATCTGAAGAAGATAAAAAGATGGCAGAGTTATTGAAATACCAAACtgtaaaat CTTTGGAAATGAGTCTGAAAGAAAGTCGATCTGAAATTATTCACCAACCAATATTACCGCAAAATCCTTCCGCAAAAACTGAGGAAATTTTGGGCCAAATTGGAGCCAAACTTCCGAAATCGCTGACCTCAGCAATTCTTTCAAAATCCCCAACTAATTTATGGAGTACCTCCAATAACTCTAGCAGTGTAAAAATTCCTGCTCTTGCCAAAAATCTTggaataaaagttacaaagaGAAAACGTAGCGCTTCTGAATCTGAAACTAAGTTTTCCAAACCAGCGAAACATTCAAGAACAAAGAGTGAAGCAACTCAATCTAATCAAAATCAGACGTTAACTAAACCATCCTCAAGAACTACAAACGAAAATTCAAACTTTGTACAGTCAACAGCAAAAAATGTGACTTCGAATGAAAATGGTCAAAAAACTGACTCAAGCAGAACACTGACACCCAGTTTGCAGGGAGTAAAGGAAACCAAATCCACCGGCAAATCAGAGCCTGCTGTAACTCCCAGTACAAGCCACACCACGCAGTATATGCAAGATAGGAGAACTGATAAAGAATTAGAAACAGTTATAAAGACCATACCAGCTAAAACAGCATCGTGTTTAGTAGCTGATTATTCAGATTCAAGCACAGATGAAAATACTTAA
- the LOC100186124 gene encoding choline transporter-like protein 1, giving the protein MGCCYSAARSMRGDEPPQPSKWKPLEKRSCTDVIPLIVFTLFFIGMMLIAGFAIVNGAAYRMINGFDSYGNVCSKKNTPISSHPLSGLDQTGKPYVFFMNVANGYKSLEICVSKCPDRELYSMNDVHNFFLETGSQLCDYSLPPDQYLSSAAASSTTGPCPVFPVLRSSQVLYRCVPDNIGTFLIDLLVNSLDPVNRIISDIYLCRYSIIGLCFLSLFVAFIVVLLLRYLASVVVYIINIVVVIASIAGTSMLWWMYATSLNSINTAPPEKLSQSKADSQALLWYSIAATVVTVVLLLLILVMRKRVALTVDLFHEAGKCMVHMPALMIQPLWTFLVLIMFWMGWVVVFGFIAFSGTKVMDPIHPGWVRYNATAPIHYMWWYHVVGLVWVSEFILACQQMVIAGAVAKHYFTRDKKKLGAPIISSMGRLISNHLGSCALGSFIIILVKIPRCILMYLSRQIKDSPNMLAKLMVKCCICCLWVLEKCLRYLNYNAYSLVAINGTHFCKSACDAVATLLSNALRVIAINSVGAFVLFLGKLLVVAIVAGVGGILVVKFHPNVNYIAAPVGLIAVFSYLTAHCFISIYEMSIDTLLLCFCEDSRVNDGTPGKEYFMPKSLMTYVKNSSKHISKLEGKSHKNSENEESMRLESPNA; this is encoded by the exons ATGGGTTGCTGCTACAGTGCTGCAAGGTCTATGCGAGGAGATGAACCACCTCAACCATCAAAGTGGAAACCATTGGAGAAAAGATCATGTACTGATGTCATTCCACTCATTGTATTCACTTTATTCTTTATTGGAATG ATGCTGATTGCTGGTTTCGCAATCGTTAACGGAGCAGCTTATCGAATGATAAATGGTTTTGATAGCTACGGGAACGTTTGCAGTAAAAAGAACACGCCCATTTCAAGTCACCCATTATCCGGGCTTGACCAAACTGGAAAACC ATATGTGTTCTTTATGAATGTGGCAAATGGTTACAAATCTTTGGAAATCTGTGTTTCAAAATGTCCAGATCGAGAACTCTACTCCATGAAC GATGTGCACAACTTTTTCCTTGAGACCGGTTCCCAACTTTGTGATTACAGTTTACCACCAGACCAATATTTAAGCAGTGCTGCTGCCAGTAGTACAACTGGACCCTGTCCTGTGTTCCCAGTTTTAAGAAG TTCTCAAGTCCTATACCGGTGCGTGCCAGACAACATTGGAACTTTTCTTATTGATCTTCTGGTCAACAGTCTCGACCCAGTAAACAGAATCATAAGCGATATTTACTTGTGCAGATATTCCATCATCGGATTATGTTTCTTGTCGCTTT TTGTGGCGTTCATTGTGGTTTTGCTTCTCCGTTACTTGGCCAGTGTTGTAGtttacattataaacattGTGGTGGTGATAGCATCTATTG CTGGTACATCTATGCTATGGTGGATGTACGCAACATCCCTTAATTCAATCAACACAGCACCTCCTGAGAAACTTTCCCAGAGTAAAGCTGACAGTCAAGCTCTACTATGGTACTCCATTGCTGCCACTGTTGTTACT GTTGTGTTACTTCTCCTTATACTCGTCATGAGAAAAAGAGTCGCTCTCACAGTCGATTTGTTCCATGAAGCTGGTAAGTGCATGGTACACATGCCTGCCTTGATGATTCAACCATTGTGGACTTTTCTTGTCCTTATTATGTTCTGGATGGGATGGGTTGTTGTGTTtggattcattgcattttCAG GCACTAAGGTGATGGACCCCATTCACCCTGGTTGGGTACGTTACAATGCAACTGCTCCCATTCATTACATGTGGTGGTATCATGTAGTAGGGCTAGTGTGGGTAAGTGAGTTCATATTAGCTTGTCAGCAGATGGTGATCGCTGGTGCTGTGGCAAAGCATTACTTTACAAG AGATAAGAAGAAGTTGGGAGCTCCCATCATCTCCTCCATGGGGAGGTTGATCTCTAACCATCTTGGATCTTGTGCTCTCGGATCATTCATCATCATCTTAGTGAAGATTCCTCGGTGTATCCTGATGTACCTCAGCCGGCAGATCAAGGACTCA CCGAACATGTTAGCAAAACTGATGGTCAAATGTTGCATCTGTTGTTTATGGGTGTTGGAGAAATGCCTAAGGTACCTCAACTAT AATGCATATTCTCTTGTTGCAATAAATGGAACCCACTTTTGTAAATCAGCATGCGATGCTGTGGCCACCTTGCTTTCAAATGCATTGAGGGTAATTGCCATTAACTCGGTTGGGGCATTTGTTCTGTTTCTGG GCAAACTACTGGTGGTAGCGATAGtagctggcgttggtggaattCTGGTGGTCAAATTTCACCCGAATGTAAACTACATAGCAGCCCCTGTTGGTTTAATTGCCGTATTCTCATACCTCACTGCGCACTGCTTCATATCTATATATGAGATGTCTATTGACACCTTGCTGTTGTGTTTCTGTGAGGATAGTCGAGTAAACGATGGAACGCCTGGAAAAGAGTATTTCATGCCTAAGTCACTCATG ACCTATGTTAAGAACAGCAGCAAACACATTAGCAAGCTTGAAGGTAAATCTCACAAAAACTCAGAGAATGAAGAAAGCATGAGACTTGAGAGCCCTAATGCTTGA
- the LOC100183761 gene encoding uncharacterized protein LOC100183761, whose translation MADAVNYKHELCCARKIIYVSGQKSSSVFGGWVPLDDVCKKLAKWFKVSRSCFKRIENDSVYFEINRKIEALPVSPTVVSNIQAEVKKSVASCECKNLNTIVLAHSHGAKCVSHAFRSFNLNPGDLTNIYNKTAILTFGATQMVQSSASTVTRNFYFRNDSVVSFCRQLLWTSHDNCNVVPLGPFKRESRTVFKCSCCQNTAPESDVCPAGVVATLVNRFQSCSTGEDAQPQRPQSRLVGLGSGAVVAHFIEDYIECKTMKRHVKELLLVPR comes from the exons atGGCAGATGCTGTGAATTACAAACATGAATTATGCTGCGCACGAAAGATAATTTATGTCTCGGGACAAAAGAGTTCCAGCGTATTTGGTGGTTGGGTTCCTCTGGATGATGTCTGTAAAAAGCTTGCCAAGTGGTTTAAAGTGTCAAGATCCTGCTTTAAACGCATTGAAAATGACAGCGTGTACTTCGAAATCAATAGAAAGATAGAAGCATTACCGGTTTCTCCCACAGTCGTTTCTAACATTCAAGCCgaagtaaaaaaatcagtCGCAAGTTGTGAATGCAAAAACCTGAACACGATCGTATTAGCCCACAGCCATGGAGCAAAATGCGTCAGTCATGCTTTCCGGTCGTTTAATCTTAACCCTGGTGATCTTACTAACATATATAACAAGACTGCTATTTTGACTTTTGGTGCCACTCAAATGGTGCAGTCTTCAGCTTCCACG GTGACCCGGAACTTCTATTTTAGGAACGACTCCGTCGTTTCTTTTTGTAGACAATTGTTATGGACATCGCACGATAACTGCAATGTCGTTCCGCTTGGACCTTTTAAAAGGGAAAGCAGAACTGTTTTCAAGTGTTCTTGCTGCCAGAATACTGCGCCTGAAAGTGACGTTTGTCCCGCCGGCGTCGTCGCGACTTTAGTCAACCGTTTTCAGAGCTGTAGCACAGGTGAAGATGCCCAACCCCAGCGGCCACAAAGTCGCCTGGTGGGTCTAGGCAGTGGAGCTGTGGTCGCACATTTTATAGAAGACTACATCGAATGCAAAACGATGAAACGCCATGTAAAGGAACTGCTGTTGGTTCCGCGTTGA